GGGGGTGTCGGCTTCAGGTTGTCGTAGTCCTTATCGACTTCTGCGTCCAGTCTGCGTGAGGAAACGTCCACGGAGGGATGCCGCTACGACTTGGAGTTCAGCGCAGTTGCGGAGGCGCGACTCCGGTCAGCGCAGGCGGCTCGAGACTGAATCGCCTGCGCATGTAGAGCTCGTCGGCGGTTTGAAACAGGGCAGTCCCATCGAGAGCCAGTTCGCGATCGATTTCGTCGGGATGTGCCACCCGCTTCAGAGCGCCTTCTTTGGCGCTGCCGTGGTAGTACTCGATCTTTTTGTTAAGGCTGAAGACTACCATTCTGTTCGCCGTCGCGATGCCGATATCCCGGTTGTGATTCAACACCACGCGGCCGGTAGGGATCGGGTCATTCAGTAGGTTACGGCCGTAGAACATGGACTCGTACGGGCGCCCCAGCAATCCCAGCAAGGTTGGCGTCACGTCCAATTGAGATCCGAGCTGCGAAAGCCGCTTAGGCTGCTTCACGACGGCTGGTCCGAGCACCAGGAAAGGGATTTCGTAGGAGTGCATGGGGATGCTTTGACTGCCATAGACTCGGGCTCCGTGATCGGCCACTACCACAAAGACGGTGTTGGTCCAGAAGCGTTCCTTCTTGGCGGCGGCGAAAAACTGTCCCAAGGCCCAGTCCGTGTATTTGACTGCGTGGTTTCGCCGGCGCAGACCAGGATCCTCGGAAATGTGACCAGGCGGATAGGTGTAGGGCTTGTGGTTGCTCACGGACAATACGGTTGCCAGAAACGGTTGTCCGGATTGGTTCATTGTCCGGCACTCTTGCAGGACGCGCTGGTAGAGATCCTCGTTGCTGACACCCCAAGCGGTGGTAAAGGCTGGATCGGCAAAATCTTTTTGTTCGATGAAGCGCTCGTAGCCGTTGTGGATGGAAAAGGAGCGCATGCTATCGAAGCGACCACTGCCGCCGTAGAGAAAGGCGGTGCGGTAACCGTCCCGCTGCAGCACTCGGGCGATCGTCTCGACATTCTCTGACCGATCCCTTTTCACGATCGAATCCCCTGGCAGGGGCGGGAACGAGGAGAGCACCCCTTCGAAGCCGCGGACCGTGCGGTTCCCAGTGGCGTACATATTGACGAAGAACAAGCCTTCCGCCGAGAGCTTGTCTAGTTCCGGCGTTAGGGTGGCCTCCTTACGGCCCAGGGATCCAAAGAACTCCGAACCTAGGCTTTCTTCCAAAAAGATGAGAACGTTGTAGCGAGGCTGGGAGGCATCGCCGGCGATGCGTCGTGCAATCGAGTCCCTTCGGGAGGTGAAGGTGGCACCCGGTTCGGCTAACATTTGTCGTGTCCGCGAGAAAGCGTCGTCGCGAGACATCGCCGGGTAAAATGCGGCATAATCCAAGTTTCGCGACCAGGCGGCCGTCGTGACCGAGATCATGGAATTGTTGGCCAGCTCGTTCAGGAGTCGCTCGTGGCTGAGCCGGTTCGGAGTTAATCCCACCGTCATGGCGAGGATGGCAAAAAGTCCCACTCCGATAGAAAGTCTCCACCCATCTCCGCGGCGCGGGGATGGCACACTCCACCACTGTCGGGTCAGCCACCATCCGGTGAGCCCGGCCGTCACCGCTACCAGCAAGCATCCGGTGAGCACGGCGACCAGGGGATAGCTTTCCCAGATATTTACAAAGACCTCGTGAGGATAAAGCAAATAGTCGATCGCCACCGTGTTGAAGCGGGACTTGAATTCATCGAAGAAAAAGAACTCTGCCACCAGGAGAAAGCCGAAGACGGCCCACGCCACGCCGTAGGCCGTCACCCACACCCAGTGGTGGAACCGGGTAACAAACAGTCGTTGGGGGCAGAGCGTGAACCAGGCCAGCAGCGGGAGGGTCAGTCCAACTGACACCAGCAGGTCGCGAAGGAATCCGCTTAGAAAGCATTTGAGATATTCCGAGGCTGGCATGGGGGTCTCGGGCTGAAAGCACAGAGCCAGAACAATCCGCATCACGGTAAACGAGCCGAAGAGAGCCAACCCGTGGATTAGGCACAGCCGGGTTCTGGGAGAGAGCCACCCCCCCTTTACCGAGGCTTTCGACCTTCTCGGCACCGGCGGAGCGGGTGAAGCGGTGACGGAAGAGTGGGACTCACGGTTCATTGAACGATATTCGGCCTGCTGTGGGTGACAAATGGGTTAAAGCTTGATGACAGTGTTGTCATGGCAGGTCAATGGGAAACGGCCCCGTGGGGGTGGGAAGGAGCCCGAGTTTTAAACCGCAAAGGACGCAAAGGACGCGATAGGGAAACGGAGGAAGTACATGTACAGAATTCTTCTTTCCTCTACGGACATAGCGTTCGCGGTTCAACAGCTCCCGGAGTAGTTCCGGAAATCTGTCTTACACCCAGGTGGGACTAGCGATCTCTCTGGAGGAGATAGGCGGCCAAGGATTCCAATGCGATGGCCTTCCCCTTGAACGTCTTCAAAGCGGCAAAGGCCCGCTCGGTGAGCTTCTTCGCTTCCTTCTTGGATTTCTCCAGTCCAAGGAGAGATGGATAGGTAGCCTTCTGGGCGACCGTGTCCTTCCCGGCTGTCTTCCCCAGTTTCTCGGTCGTTTGCGTGACGTCGAGAATGTCGTCGATGATTTGGAAGGCCAAGCCCACGTTGTAGCCGAAGTCGGTCAACGCTTTTAGCTGAGCTGAACTGCAACGAGCGCTCATCCCTCCGAGTCGTACGGAGCAGGCCAGCAGGGCTGAGGTTTTACGTTCGTGGATGTAGCGCAGTTCCGACAAGGGTAATTTCTTGCCTTCCCCTTCGAGGTCGGCGACTTGCCCGGCAATCAGTTGGAGCGAACCTGAGGCACGTGCCAGTTCCAGCACCAAGTCGGACGCGGAGTAGCGCGTGTTTTTTCCACTGAGGGCGAGGATCTCGAAAGCCTGAGTGAGGAGCGCGTCGCCAGCCAGGACCGCAATGCCTTCTCCGAATACCTTGTGATTGGTCGGCTTGCCGCGACGAAAGTCATCGTCATCCATGGCCGGCAGATCGTCGTGGATGAGGGAGTAGGTATGGATGCATTCCACAGCACAGGCCATGGGTAGGGCATCGGACCAATCTCCACCGCAGGCCTCGGCGGCGGCCAGGCAGAGGGCGGGACGCATGCGTTTCCCGCCAGCGAACAATGAATAGCGCATGGCTTGGTGGATCGTGCCCGGCTTGGTCTTGGCCTTCGGCAGAAAACGGTCCAGCGCACCGTCCACCTCGCGGCAAGCTTTGGAAACGAAGGAATCCAGGGAGAAAGAGGTCGTTTGAGCGGCGGACTGGGTTCGTGGTTTGGCAGACATCGGCGGCGTTTCTACCAGCCCTTGCCAGTTAGGAAAGTCCAAACCGCCGGATTTCTCCCTGTCGGATGTGATTGTTCCGGGTGAGGACAACGGGGATTCCCCTCCGGGGTGCCCGAAAAGCGGCAGAGGGCTACGGCACTCCAAAACGCTCCGCGATGCAGTTTGGCTATATGGAGTGCGGCAGCCCTCTGCCGCTTTGTCCCCCCAGCGGAGCTGGGATCCCCCTCCGGGGGCGCTGAAAAGCTGTAGAGGGCTACAGCACTCCAAAGCACTTCGCGACGAAGCGGGGCGATTACGATTACGATTACGGGAGGAAGGGGGTAGATCATCTGCCCCCCCGAACGGGGGGATGGAGGTTGGAAGGTGGGCGGTCCATAGTAGTTTAGGAATCCACCTTCCGGCGGGGTGATTTTATCTTTCACTTGGATGGGGATTCCTGCTCCATACGATGAACATGAAACGTCTTGATTCGAAACCCCAAGGCAGGGGTTGGGTTGGGAAAATATCGCTCGCCTGCCTGACGCTGCTGGCGGCGGTTGATCCTGCGGTCTCCGCTGTCCCGGTTGATGTTTCTAAACTCCCGTCGGCCGCCACTCGCAAGGTGGACTTCGCGACGGATATCGAACCCATTTTCAAGTCGAGTTGCGTGTCCTGTCACGGGGCCGAGAAGCAGAAGGGCGGCTATCGCTTGGACTCTAAAGCGGCAGCCTTTCGCGGCGGTGAGACCTATACGGCTCCGATCTTGGCCGGCGATAGTTCAGCCAGCCCCTTAGTCCATCTGGTCGCGGGGTTGGTCGCCGATTCGAAAATGCCGGCCAAGGGAGATCCGCTGAGCGCGGAGCAGATTGGATTGATCCGGGCGTGGATCGACCAAGGTGCGGCCTGGCCTGAATCGACACAATCCGAAGTGGACCCTATCGCTTCCCATTGGGCCTTTCAGCCCGTAAAACGTCCGTCCGTTCCATCGGTGGTCGCTCGGCCGTCCGTGGCCAATCCCATCGATGCTTTCATCTTGGCGAGCCTCGCCGAAAAGAATCTCGATCTGTCTCCCGAGGCCGATCCCGTGACGCTCATCCGTCGGCTCTACCTGGTGATGCTCGGTATGCCGCCCACCCCGGACGAGGTTGCCGCCTACCTGGCTGACGCCTCGCCGGGTGCCTTTGAACGGCTGGTGGATAAAGTTCTGGAGGACCCGCGCTACGGCGAGAGATGGGGAAGACACTGGCTGGACGTGATCCGGTTTGCTGAGACCAATGGATTTGAGACCAATCGCGAACGTCCCAATGCGTGGAAATTCCGCGATTACGTTATCGCCGCCTTCAACCGCGACCTGCCGTATGACCGTTTCATTCGGGAACAAATCGCCGGGGATTCTCTTGGAGTTGATGTTGCCACTGGCTTTTTGGTAGGCGGGCCGGTCGATATCGTGGGTAGTCCGGACATCGTGCTGACCTCCCAGCAGCGGGCGGACGAGATTGACGATATGGTCGGTACCACCGGAACGGCCTTCCTCGGACTGACCGTCGGATGCGCTCGCTGTCATTCCCACAAATTTGATCCCATCTCTCAGCGGGAATACTATTCGCTGTCCGCGGTTTATTCAGGAGTGCGGCACGGAGAGCGGGCGATGCCGCTGGCGCCGGAGCGGCAGCAGGAAGTCGCCAAGAACGAGGCGCTGATTCAGGAGTTGGAGAAGAAACTTGAGCCGTTCATTGCCAAGGCGTCGATCGTTCCCGCTTCGACGAACGCGGCCAGCAAGGGCCGACGACCCGCCGTGAACGCGGTGCTCAACGAGGAGGTTCTGACGCCGATCGAAGCGAAGTTTATTCGCTTTACGATTCTGGCCAGCTCGGGTGGCGAGCCGGCGATCGACGAATTGGAGGTATGGGCCGGGGGGCGGAACGTGGCCCTGGCCACCAACGGAACCAAGCCCAGCGCGTCGGGAACTCTCCCCGGCTATGAGATTCACAAGCTGGAGCATGTGAACGATGGTCGGCCCGGTAACAGCCGCTCCTGGATCTCGAGCGAAGCAGGCCGCGGTTGGGTGCAATTGGAACTCCCCAAGATCGAGCGGATCGAGAAGGTGGTTTGGGGCCGCGACCGCGATGGTGGATTCGGGGATCGGGTGGCGACGTCCTACCGGATCGAGACCGCTCGACAGCCGGGCGAGTGGCAGTTGGTGGCCAGCTCCGATGACCGGGAACCTTTCAAGGGACGAATCGAAAAGCCGGCGGGACCTATGTATGTCTTCGACCACGTTTCCCCCGCGCAGGCCGCCAAGGGACGTCAGTGGCTGACCGAGTTGGAAGCGGCCCGCCAACAGCGCGGGGTTCTGGCCAAGTCCCCGATGGTTTACGCCGGCACCTTCTCGCAGCCTGGGCCGACGTATCGCCTCCATCGCGGCGATCCGATGCTCAAGCGCGAGGTGGTTACCCCGGGCACTCTGGCGGTGTTTAAGCCGCTGACTTTGGCCACCAATACTCCGGAACCGGAGCGTCGGCTCAAGCTGGCCGAGTGGATCTCGAGTCCGGAGAATCCTCTCACGCCCCGCGTGATCATGAATCGGCTGTGGCAGCATCAGTTCGGAGTAGGGCTTGTCAGCACGCCTAATGATTTTGGAAAAAACGGCGTCCGGCCGACTCACCCCGAGCTGTTGGATTGGCTGGCCAGCGAGTTGGTGGCCAAAGGTTGGAGTTTGAAGTCCCTTCAGCGGCAGATTCTGACCTCAGCCACCTGGCGTCAGTCCAGCGCGCCGCGCGCGGAGGGCTTGAAGGTGGATGCCAGCAGCCGTTTGCTCTGGCGCTTTCCTCCCCGACGCCTCGAAGCGGAGGCGATTCGCGACAGCATTCTGGCGGTGAGCGGGAACCTGGATCGATCGGCCGGCGGTCCCAGCTTCTTCCTGCATGATGTCGATCGGGAGAATGTCTACCATTATCACCCCAAGGAGACGTTCACCGCTGCGGAGACGCGTCGTATGGTCTATGCCTTCAAGGTCCGAATGGAACAGGATGGCATTTTCGGTTCTTTTGATTGTCCGGATGGCAGTTTGGTGATGCCCAAGCGCAGCGTCTCCACCACACCCCTGCAGGCTCTCAATCTGTTCAATAGCCGCTTCATTTTACAGCAGGCGGATCAACTCACTTCACGTCTCAAGACTGAGGCGGGCGACGATTCGGCCAACCAGGTGCGCCGGGCCTGGCAGCTCGCCTTCAACCGCTCGCCCGGACCGGAAGAGGTCCATGAGGCGGTTGCCTTGATGAAAGAAGAGGGGTTGCCTTCCCTTTGCCGGGCTGTTCTCAACGCCAACGAGTTTCTGTTTATCCCATGAACTTACCTCCGGGCTTTTTCTCGAATCCTCTGCTCAACCGCCGGCGTTTCATGGCCGACTCCGGGATTGGGTTGGGTGCCATCGCTCTGACACATCTTCTCTCGAAGCAGGGTTTGCTTGGGGCGAACTCCGCCAAACGGGAGCCGATCCGCCCCATCATCCATCCCGGGCATCCTTACGCTGCCCGGAAGCCCCATTTTCAAGAGAAGGCCAAGAACGTGCTGCTCATCTTCTGCAGCGGTGCTTGCAGCCAGGTAGACACGTTCGACTATAAACCCGAGCTAATCCGACGTCACGGACAGCCCATGCCCGGCAAGGAAAAGCTGATCACGTTTCAGGGAGAGCAAGGGGCGCTGACCAAGAGTCCCTGGGAGTTTCGTCCACGGGGACAGAGCGGCAAGATGGTTTCGGATCTGTTGCCCCACCTCGGTGAATTGGCCGATGAGATGTGTTTCATTCACTCCATGCAGGGGAAAACCAACACCCATGGGCCGGGTGAGAATTTCATGTCCACTTGCAACGCGCTGGATGGTTTTCCGAGCCTGGGCGCGTGGGCGACCTATGCCCTGGGCAGCGAGGAGCAGAGCCTGCCCGCCTACGTGGCGATTCCCGACCCGCGGGGCAAGCCGCAGAACAGTGTGAACAATTGGGGACCGGGGTTTCTGCCGGCGGCCTTCCAAGGCACGGAGTTCAACGCGACGAACCCGATTCGAAACCTGGCTCGGCCTGGATCGATCTCGGCGGCGAACGATATCGCCACTCGTCGATTCTTGCAGCGGATGAATGAGCGTCATGCCGAGCGCTTCCCGGGGGATTCGGAACTGGCGGCTCGCATTGCGAGCTATGAACTGGCCGCTCGCATGCAGCTCACGGTTCCGGAAGTCGCTGACCTCTCGAGCGAGCCAGCTCACGTGCTCAAGCTTTACGGAGCAGACGAGGGTGGCTCCAAAACCAACGAGATTCGCTCCGCTTACGCCCGTAATTGCATTTTGGCGCGTCGATTGGTCGAAAAGGGAGTCCGATTCGTTCAACTGTTCAATGGGGCGTACCAAA
The Verrucomicrobiales bacterium genome window above contains:
- a CDS encoding LTA synthase family protein — translated: MPASEYLKCFLSGFLRDLLVSVGLTLPLLAWFTLCPQRLFVTRFHHWVWVTAYGVAWAVFGFLLVAEFFFFDEFKSRFNTVAIDYLLYPHEVFVNIWESYPLVAVLTGCLLVAVTAGLTGWWLTRQWWSVPSPRRGDGWRLSIGVGLFAILAMTVGLTPNRLSHERLLNELANNSMISVTTAAWSRNLDYAAFYPAMSRDDAFSRTRQMLAEPGATFTSRRDSIARRIAGDASQPRYNVLIFLEESLGSEFFGSLGRKEATLTPELDKLSAEGLFFVNMYATGNRTVRGFEGVLSSFPPLPGDSIVKRDRSENVETIARVLQRDGYRTAFLYGGSGRFDSMRSFSIHNGYERFIEQKDFADPAFTTAWGVSNEDLYQRVLQECRTMNQSGQPFLATVLSVSNHKPYTYPPGHISEDPGLRRRNHAVKYTDWALGQFFAAAKKERFWTNTVFVVVADHGARVYGSQSIPMHSYEIPFLVLGPAVVKQPKRLSQLGSQLDVTPTLLGLLGRPYESMFYGRNLLNDPIPTGRVVLNHNRDIGIATANRMVVFSLNKKIEYYHGSAKEGALKRVAHPDEIDRELALDGTALFQTADELYMRRRFSLEPPALTGVAPPQLR
- a CDS encoding DUF1501 domain-containing protein encodes the protein MNLPPGFFSNPLLNRRRFMADSGIGLGAIALTHLLSKQGLLGANSAKREPIRPIIHPGHPYAARKPHFQEKAKNVLLIFCSGACSQVDTFDYKPELIRRHGQPMPGKEKLITFQGEQGALTKSPWEFRPRGQSGKMVSDLLPHLGELADEMCFIHSMQGKTNTHGPGENFMSTCNALDGFPSLGAWATYALGSEEQSLPAYVAIPDPRGKPQNSVNNWGPGFLPAAFQGTEFNATNPIRNLARPGSISAANDIATRRFLQRMNERHAERFPGDSELAARIASYELAARMQLTVPEVADLSSEPAHVLKLYGADEGGSKTNEIRSAYARNCILARRLVEKGVRFVQLFNGAYQTGGEGTSNWDGHKELLKQYSLHGPVLDKPTAGLLIDLKQRGLLEHTLVVWCTEFGRMPTFQKGSQGRDHNPAGFTCWMAGAGVKKGFSYGATDEFGYKSVENIVTVYDLHATILHLLGLDHERLTYYHNGLERRLTDVHGEVVKEVLV
- a CDS encoding polyprenyl synthetase family protein, whose translation is MSAKPRTQSAAQTTSFSLDSFVSKACREVDGALDRFLPKAKTKPGTIHQAMRYSLFAGGKRMRPALCLAAAEACGGDWSDALPMACAVECIHTYSLIHDDLPAMDDDDFRRGKPTNHKVFGEGIAVLAGDALLTQAFEILALSGKNTRYSASDLVLELARASGSLQLIAGQVADLEGEGKKLPLSELRYIHERKTSALLACSVRLGGMSARCSSAQLKALTDFGYNVGLAFQIIDDILDVTQTTEKLGKTAGKDTVAQKATYPSLLGLEKSKKEAKKLTERAFAALKTFKGKAIALESLAAYLLQRDR
- a CDS encoding PSD1 domain-containing protein translates to MKRLDSKPQGRGWVGKISLACLTLLAAVDPAVSAVPVDVSKLPSAATRKVDFATDIEPIFKSSCVSCHGAEKQKGGYRLDSKAAAFRGGETYTAPILAGDSSASPLVHLVAGLVADSKMPAKGDPLSAEQIGLIRAWIDQGAAWPESTQSEVDPIASHWAFQPVKRPSVPSVVARPSVANPIDAFILASLAEKNLDLSPEADPVTLIRRLYLVMLGMPPTPDEVAAYLADASPGAFERLVDKVLEDPRYGERWGRHWLDVIRFAETNGFETNRERPNAWKFRDYVIAAFNRDLPYDRFIREQIAGDSLGVDVATGFLVGGPVDIVGSPDIVLTSQQRADEIDDMVGTTGTAFLGLTVGCARCHSHKFDPISQREYYSLSAVYSGVRHGERAMPLAPERQQEVAKNEALIQELEKKLEPFIAKASIVPASTNAASKGRRPAVNAVLNEEVLTPIEAKFIRFTILASSGGEPAIDELEVWAGGRNVALATNGTKPSASGTLPGYEIHKLEHVNDGRPGNSRSWISSEAGRGWVQLELPKIERIEKVVWGRDRDGGFGDRVATSYRIETARQPGEWQLVASSDDREPFKGRIEKPAGPMYVFDHVSPAQAAKGRQWLTELEAARQQRGVLAKSPMVYAGTFSQPGPTYRLHRGDPMLKREVVTPGTLAVFKPLTLATNTPEPERRLKLAEWISSPENPLTPRVIMNRLWQHQFGVGLVSTPNDFGKNGVRPTHPELLDWLASELVAKGWSLKSLQRQILTSATWRQSSAPRAEGLKVDASSRLLWRFPPRRLEAEAIRDSILAVSGNLDRSAGGPSFFLHDVDRENVYHYHPKETFTAAETRRMVYAFKVRMEQDGIFGSFDCPDGSLVMPKRSVSTTPLQALNLFNSRFILQQADQLTSRLKTEAGDDSANQVRRAWQLAFNRSPGPEEVHEAVALMKEEGLPSLCRAVLNANEFLFIP